A genomic region of Christiangramia sp. OXR-203 contains the following coding sequences:
- a CDS encoding valine--tRNA ligase — MAIASQYNAKKVEDKWYDYWMKNNYFHSEVDEREPYTIVIPPPNVTGVLHMGHMLNNTIQDVLVRRARLKGYNACWVPGTDHASIATEAKVVAKLKEEGIDKNDLSRDEFLQHAWDWTHKHGGIILQQLKHLGASCDWERTKFTMDDNMSASVIKVFVDLYEKGLIYRGYRMVNWDPQAKTTLSDEEVNYEERNGKLFYLKYKVEGSDDYLTIATTRPETILGDTAICINPNDERFAHLRGKKAIVPICNRSIPIIEDEYVDMEFGTGCLKVTPAHDENDKNLGEKHNLDVIDILNDDATLNNYGLHYEGKDRFVVRAEIVEELELSGNLSKVEDHVNKVGTSERTGAVIEPKLSDQWFLKMKEMAEPAIKAVVGDDINLVPEKFLNTYKHWMENVRDWNISRQLWWGQQIPAYFYGTGKEDFVVAETAELALEKARKVTQNESLQAEDLTQDKDALDTWFSSWLWPMSVFNGILEPENKEIQYYYPTNDLVTAPEILFFWVARMIMAGYEYRGEKPFKNVYLTGIVRDKQRRKMSKSLGNSPDPLGLIEQYGADGVRVGMLLSSPAGNDLMFDEDLCKQGSAFTNKIWNAFRLVKGWEISEEIEQPETAKKAIEWYKAKFQLSLREIEDHYSKYRISDALMSTYKLIWDDYCSWFLEMVKPGYGDPIDAVTYNQVIEILEDNLKILHPFMPFVSEEIWQTITERSSEEALIIAKWPEQTSFDETIIKEFAHASEVIAGVRKIRKDKNIAFKNQIELMAMNNENTSNSFDSVISKMGNISSYNYVMEATEGALSFRVRSNEYYIPIVGAINVEAEKAKIQEELSYTEGFLKSVDKKLSNKRFVDNAPEKVVAIEKTKKADAEAKIEALKASLKNLS; from the coding sequence ATGGCAATTGCTTCACAATACAATGCGAAAAAAGTAGAGGATAAGTGGTATGACTACTGGATGAAGAATAACTACTTTCACTCTGAAGTAGACGAGCGCGAACCTTATACGATAGTGATCCCGCCACCCAATGTTACGGGAGTTCTTCATATGGGACACATGCTGAATAATACCATTCAGGACGTGCTGGTTCGTAGAGCAAGATTGAAGGGCTATAATGCCTGTTGGGTGCCGGGAACAGATCATGCGTCCATCGCTACAGAAGCTAAGGTTGTAGCTAAATTGAAGGAGGAAGGTATTGATAAGAATGACTTAAGCCGTGATGAATTTCTACAACATGCCTGGGACTGGACTCATAAGCATGGTGGGATCATTCTACAGCAATTAAAACATCTTGGTGCCTCCTGTGACTGGGAGCGTACAAAGTTTACGATGGACGATAACATGTCTGCTTCAGTCATTAAAGTTTTTGTAGATCTTTACGAAAAAGGTCTTATCTACCGTGGTTACCGTATGGTGAACTGGGATCCTCAGGCAAAAACAACACTTTCAGACGAGGAAGTGAATTATGAAGAGCGCAATGGTAAGCTTTTCTATCTAAAATATAAAGTAGAAGGTAGCGATGACTATCTTACTATTGCTACGACAAGACCGGAAACCATCCTTGGAGATACCGCAATTTGTATTAATCCGAATGATGAGCGTTTTGCACATCTTCGAGGTAAAAAAGCGATCGTGCCAATTTGCAATCGAAGCATTCCAATTATCGAGGATGAATATGTGGACATGGAGTTTGGAACCGGATGTTTAAAAGTTACTCCGGCGCATGATGAGAATGATAAGAACCTGGGAGAAAAGCATAATCTTGATGTTATTGATATCCTGAACGATGATGCGACCCTGAACAATTATGGTTTACATTATGAAGGTAAAGATCGTTTCGTTGTTCGTGCAGAGATAGTAGAGGAACTGGAACTTTCTGGTAATCTTTCAAAAGTGGAAGATCACGTGAATAAAGTGGGAACCAGTGAAAGAACAGGTGCCGTGATCGAACCGAAACTTAGCGATCAATGGTTTCTGAAAATGAAAGAGATGGCAGAGCCTGCTATCAAAGCTGTAGTAGGTGACGATATTAACCTGGTGCCAGAAAAGTTTTTGAACACTTATAAGCACTGGATGGAAAATGTTCGGGACTGGAATATCTCCCGTCAGTTGTGGTGGGGACAGCAAATTCCAGCTTATTTCTACGGAACTGGAAAGGAAGATTTTGTAGTAGCTGAAACTGCTGAACTGGCACTGGAAAAAGCCAGGAAAGTTACTCAGAATGAATCACTTCAAGCTGAAGATCTTACTCAGGATAAAGATGCATTGGATACATGGTTCTCATCATGGTTATGGCCAATGAGCGTTTTTAACGGAATTCTGGAGCCGGAAAACAAAGAAATACAATATTACTATCCTACCAATGACCTGGTAACGGCGCCTGAAATTTTATTTTTTTGGGTGGCACGTATGATTATGGCTGGTTATGAATACCGTGGAGAAAAGCCTTTTAAGAACGTATATCTTACAGGAATAGTTCGGGATAAGCAGCGTCGTAAGATGTCTAAATCTTTAGGTAATTCACCAGATCCACTTGGTTTGATCGAGCAATACGGAGCAGATGGTGTTCGTGTGGGAATGCTATTGAGTTCTCCTGCCGGGAATGACCTTATGTTCGATGAAGATCTATGCAAGCAGGGTAGTGCCTTTACAAATAAAATTTGGAATGCTTTCAGACTAGTGAAAGGCTGGGAGATTTCAGAAGAGATCGAGCAACCGGAAACTGCTAAGAAAGCGATCGAGTGGTATAAAGCGAAATTTCAGCTTAGTCTTAGAGAGATCGAAGACCATTATTCGAAATACAGGATAAGTGACGCGCTTATGTCTACCTATAAATTGATATGGGATGATTACTGTTCCTGGTTCCTGGAAATGGTGAAACCTGGTTACGGAGATCCAATTGATGCGGTTACTTACAATCAGGTTATCGAAATTCTGGAAGACAACTTAAAAATACTTCATCCTTTCATGCCATTCGTTTCTGAAGAAATCTGGCAAACTATTACTGAAAGATCTTCAGAAGAAGCACTGATTATTGCAAAATGGCCGGAACAAACTTCTTTTGATGAAACTATTATCAAGGAGTTCGCTCACGCTTCTGAAGTGATTGCCGGAGTAAGAAAGATTAGAAAGGACAAGAATATTGCCTTTAAGAATCAGATAGAATTGATGGCTATGAATAATGAAAATACCAGCAATAGTTTTGATTCTGTTATATCAAAAATGGGTAATATATCTAGCTATAATTATGTAATGGAAGCTACTGAAGGTGCATTGTCCTTTAGAGTGCGAAGCAACGAGTACTATATCCCTATCGTTGGAGCGATCAATGTAGAAGCTGAAAAGGCTAAGATCCAGGAGGAATTATCTTATACTGAAGGTTTTCTGAAATCTGTAGATAAGAAATTATCTAATAAGCGATTTGTAGACAACGCTCCAGAAAAAGTGGTAGCTATAGAAAAGACCAAGAAGGCAGACGCAGAAGCTAAAATCGAGGCTTTGAAAGCCAGTCTTAAAAATCTAAGCTAG
- a CDS encoding DUF1573 domain-containing protein has protein sequence MRKLIAIVVFVLAGFATTHAQNSAKFEFESETIDYGIIKKGSDGVRVFKFKNVGDEPLIVEDVKSSCGCTIPKKPEKAVMPGEMGEIEVKYDTKRVGHIRKTVTVYSNAEEPIKALKIKGQIIDDTESES, from the coding sequence ATGAGAAAATTGATTGCAATCGTAGTTTTCGTACTAGCAGGATTTGCTACTACCCACGCGCAAAACTCGGCTAAGTTCGAGTTTGAGTCTGAGACGATCGACTATGGTATTATAAAAAAAGGTAGCGACGGAGTGCGTGTCTTCAAATTTAAAAATGTTGGAGATGAACCACTTATCGTTGAGGATGTGAAATCGAGCTGTGGCTGTACGATTCCTAAAAAACCAGAGAAAGCTGTTATGCCTGGTGAAATGGGTGAAATAGAAGTGAAGTATGACACCAAAAGAGTTGGACATATCAGGAAAACTGTTACAGTTTATTCTAATGCTGAAGAACCTATAAAAGCATTGAAAATTAAGGGTCAGATAATAGATGACACAGAAAGCGAATCGTAG
- a CDS encoding pyridoxal phosphate-dependent aminotransferase, producing the protein MPKISNKGQQMPESPIRKLVPYAEAAAAKGKVIYQLNIGQPDIKTPEIALNAVKNHAIEVLSYSHSAGFESYREKLASYYNNTSLPVEKQDIIITTGGSEALLFTMGSITDQGDEVIIPEPFYANYNGFATASGVTIKPIQSKIEDGFALPPISEFEKLITEKTKAILICNPGNPTGYLYTKEEIQQLADLALKHDLFIVSDEVYREFAYDGVKHHSIMSIPELANHAIMVDSVSKRYSMCGARIGCLVSKNTEVIATAMKFAQARLSPPTFAQIASEAALDTPQSYFDEVIEQYTFRRDLLVKGLEKIEGVKVANPKGAFYCIAELPIANADDFAKWLLEDFEDDNETIMVAPAAGFYSTPNTGLNQVRIAYVLKKENLERALVILEKALKQYNNKA; encoded by the coding sequence ATGCCAAAGATTTCAAATAAAGGGCAGCAAATGCCTGAATCACCTATAAGAAAATTAGTCCCTTATGCTGAAGCAGCTGCTGCAAAGGGTAAAGTTATATACCAGTTAAATATTGGCCAGCCTGATATTAAGACTCCTGAGATAGCCCTTAATGCTGTAAAAAATCATGCCATTGAAGTACTGTCTTACAGTCACTCCGCAGGGTTTGAAAGTTATCGTGAGAAGCTAGCTTCTTATTATAATAACACCTCTCTTCCGGTTGAAAAGCAGGATATTATCATTACCACCGGAGGATCTGAAGCGCTTCTATTTACAATGGGAAGCATCACAGATCAGGGGGATGAAGTGATCATTCCAGAACCATTTTACGCGAACTACAATGGTTTTGCAACTGCTTCCGGAGTAACAATTAAACCAATTCAATCTAAGATCGAAGATGGTTTTGCATTACCTCCTATTTCAGAATTTGAGAAACTCATCACTGAGAAAACTAAAGCTATACTTATTTGTAATCCTGGCAATCCAACTGGATACCTGTATACAAAAGAAGAAATTCAACAACTTGCCGATCTTGCACTAAAACACGACCTATTCATTGTTTCAGACGAGGTTTATCGCGAATTCGCTTATGATGGTGTGAAACACCATTCTATTATGAGCATTCCTGAGCTGGCGAACCATGCGATCATGGTAGATTCAGTTTCGAAAAGATATAGTATGTGTGGAGCACGAATTGGGTGCCTGGTATCTAAAAACACCGAAGTGATTGCAACCGCCATGAAATTTGCGCAGGCAAGACTAAGCCCACCCACTTTCGCTCAGATTGCGAGTGAAGCTGCCCTTGACACACCACAGAGCTATTTTGACGAGGTGATCGAGCAATATACTTTTAGAAGAGATCTTCTTGTTAAAGGGTTAGAAAAAATTGAAGGTGTTAAGGTGGCAAACCCAAAAGGCGCTTTCTATTGTATCGCTGAACTGCCTATCGCTAATGCAGATGATTTTGCAAAATGGTTACTGGAAGATTTCGAAGATGACAATGAAACTATCATGGTTGCACCAGCAGCAGGATTCTACTCTACCCCAAATACCGGACTAAACCAGGTTAGAATCGCATATGTATTGAAAAAAGAAAATCTTGAACGTGCACTTGTGATTCTTGAGAAAGCATTAAAGCAGTATAACAACAAAGCTTAA
- a CDS encoding acyl-CoA-binding protein, with protein MAEENMKFLKAYEMASKTEEQFPPDVMLHFYALYKRATERNGFYIPPGNQGDLRSAFKINALVQVRKLSKQEAEEKYIELVEEYIGKIN; from the coding sequence ATGGCAGAAGAAAATATGAAATTTCTTAAAGCCTATGAAATGGCTAGTAAGACTGAGGAGCAATTTCCTCCAGATGTCATGCTGCATTTCTACGCACTATACAAGCGAGCTACGGAAAGGAATGGCTTTTATATTCCGCCAGGCAATCAGGGTGATCTAAGAAGCGCTTTTAAGATTAATGCTCTGGTACAGGTGAGAAAACTTAGCAAACAGGAAGCAGAAGAAAAATATATAGAACTGGTTGAAGAATACATAGGTAAGATCAACTAG